A stretch of Bradyrhizobium diazoefficiens DNA encodes these proteins:
- a CDS encoding MarR family winged helix-turn-helix transcriptional regulator, translating into MAKSNAPITEHLAYLLAQANREINRQLELRLSKEGVPVEQWRILKVLSDGNGHSMGELADAVLLNHPTLTKMIDRMVSDTLVYRVQDPNDRRKVLMFISDRGKVLSRKLNSLAVDQEEHILESYGDKSTSELKRLLESLIDSSN; encoded by the coding sequence GTGGCAAAATCCAACGCTCCAATCACCGAACACCTCGCCTATTTGCTCGCGCAAGCCAACCGGGAGATCAACCGGCAGCTGGAACTGCGCTTGAGCAAGGAAGGCGTGCCCGTCGAACAGTGGCGGATCCTGAAGGTTCTCTCCGATGGCAACGGCCATTCGATGGGCGAGCTTGCAGACGCCGTGCTGCTCAATCATCCGACGCTGACCAAGATGATCGACCGCATGGTCTCCGACACGCTGGTCTATCGCGTGCAGGACCCGAACGACCGCCGTAAGGTTTTGATGTTCATCTCCGACCGCGGCAAGGTGCTGAGCAGGAAGCTCAACTCGCTCGCGGTCGACCAGGAGGAGCACATCCTGGAAAGCTACGGCGACAAGTCGACGAGCGAATTGAAGCGGCTGCTGGAGAGCTTGATCGACAGCTCGAATTGA
- a CDS encoding substrate-binding domain-containing protein, whose product MRATVNFPAHGGPALPPSLLLRNLSSSAADGALSPSDHAFFKRRGANKLRIGGFICCTGSPGVWGPCATNSAQLAVAEINQRGGILGREIELSIYDAGGPLDEILNRAEQAIAFDEVDLIVGLHTSAVRVGLRDVTTRHRIPYIYTPVYEGGERTPGVMAIGETPRWQSRPSIHWLADVKKAARWYLIGSDYVWPWQSHRAVKTYIRETGGLVVGEEFVPLGEDNHEPHLERIRAAKPDVVLISLIGTDSITFNRAFGECGLGATTLRLAGAMDETVLLGIGADNSENMFCASGYFPGVGSRANDDFQSRYRQMFGPNAPPIGSLGQSSYEGLRFLEAVANKAGSLSMAPMLAAGRNIVYGGARGPVVVRNGHARMQMYLAEADGLDFKLVKPV is encoded by the coding sequence GTGCGCGCGACGGTAAACTTCCCGGCTCACGGCGGTCCGGCGTTGCCGCCGTCCTTGCTGCTCAGGAATCTGTCGTCATCGGCGGCTGATGGTGCGCTGTCGCCGAGCGATCACGCTTTCTTCAAGCGGCGCGGCGCGAACAAGCTGCGCATCGGCGGCTTCATCTGCTGCACCGGCTCACCCGGGGTCTGGGGCCCGTGCGCGACCAACAGCGCACAGCTCGCGGTCGCCGAGATCAACCAGCGCGGCGGCATCCTCGGACGCGAGATCGAGCTTTCGATCTACGACGCCGGCGGACCCCTCGATGAGATATTGAACCGCGCCGAGCAGGCGATCGCGTTCGACGAGGTCGATCTGATCGTGGGCTTGCATACCAGCGCGGTTCGCGTTGGCCTTCGCGACGTCACCACGCGCCACCGGATTCCTTACATCTACACGCCGGTCTACGAGGGCGGCGAGCGCACGCCCGGCGTCATGGCGATCGGTGAGACGCCGCGCTGGCAGAGCCGGCCGTCGATCCACTGGCTCGCCGACGTCAAGAAGGCGGCGCGGTGGTACCTGATCGGCAGCGATTATGTCTGGCCCTGGCAATCGCACCGCGCCGTGAAGACCTACATCAGGGAAACCGGCGGACTTGTCGTCGGCGAAGAGTTCGTTCCCCTCGGCGAGGACAACCACGAGCCGCATCTGGAGCGCATCCGCGCCGCGAAGCCTGATGTGGTGCTGATCTCCCTGATCGGAACCGACAGCATCACCTTCAACCGCGCCTTCGGCGAATGCGGCCTGGGCGCGACGACGCTGCGGCTTGCGGGAGCCATGGACGAGACCGTGCTGCTCGGCATCGGCGCTGACAACAGCGAGAACATGTTCTGTGCCTCCGGCTATTTTCCCGGTGTCGGTTCGCGCGCCAACGACGATTTCCAAAGCCGGTATCGCCAGATGTTCGGGCCGAACGCCCCGCCGATCGGCTCGCTCGGCCAGTCCAGCTATGAAGGCCTGCGTTTCCTCGAAGCCGTCGCGAACAAAGCCGGTTCGTTGTCGATGGCGCCCATGCTCGCGGCGGGCCGCAACATCGTTTATGGCGGCGCGCGCGGCCCGGTCGTCGTTCGCAACGGTCATGCCCGGATGCAGATGTATCTCGCCGAGGCCGACGGCCTCGACTTCAAGCTGGTCAAGCCGGTCTGA
- a CDS encoding amidase — translation MTVVLPTPAQLRSVAEQCGLALTDEDVTSFRGLMQGSIEAYNLVGAMPDEVPQVKYLRTPGYQPSAEENPRNAWYRKSKVQGAASGKLKGKTVALKDNIMLAGVPMMNGSATLEGYVPDFDATIVTRMLDAGAEIAGKTHCESFCMSGGSHTNAVGAVHNPYKMGYSAGGSSSGSGVVVALGEVDMAIGGDQGGSIRMPSSFCGTYGMKPTWGLVPYTGIMPIEVFVDHTGPMTATVADNALLLEVLAGDDGYDPRIKSPRVEEYTKALGQGVKGMKIGILKEGFEQATAESAVNESVREAAKRFKDLGATVETVSIPMHLLGPAIWTPIGTEGMTQTMMYGDGYGLSRSDLYSTSLMDFHRGWRRQADSLSETTKLFLLLGTYINNTFGPRYYGKALNISRRLTAAYDKAFGEYDLLLLPTTPMKATKLPEPTASREDYVARALEMISNTAPFDITHHPAMSLPCGMVDGLPIGLMLVGRMFEESTIYRAAHAFEQIGDWKKM, via the coding sequence GTGACAGTTGTCCTTCCCACGCCTGCCCAACTCCGCAGCGTCGCGGAGCAGTGCGGCCTCGCGCTGACCGACGAAGACGTGACCTCGTTCCGCGGCCTGATGCAGGGTTCGATCGAGGCCTACAATCTGGTCGGCGCGATGCCCGACGAAGTGCCGCAGGTGAAATATCTGCGCACGCCGGGCTATCAGCCCTCGGCGGAGGAGAATCCGCGCAACGCCTGGTACCGCAAGTCCAAGGTTCAGGGTGCCGCAAGCGGCAAGCTGAAGGGTAAGACCGTCGCGCTGAAGGACAACATCATGCTGGCCGGCGTTCCCATGATGAACGGTTCGGCGACCCTGGAAGGCTATGTCCCCGATTTCGACGCCACCATCGTCACCCGCATGCTGGACGCCGGCGCCGAGATTGCCGGCAAGACCCACTGCGAATCCTTCTGCATGTCCGGTGGTAGCCACACCAACGCGGTGGGCGCCGTCCACAATCCCTACAAGATGGGCTATTCGGCCGGCGGCTCGTCCTCGGGCAGCGGCGTCGTCGTCGCGCTCGGCGAGGTCGACATGGCGATCGGCGGCGACCAGGGCGGCTCGATCCGCATGCCGTCCTCATTCTGTGGCACCTACGGCATGAAGCCGACCTGGGGTCTCGTCCCCTATACCGGCATCATGCCGATCGAGGTCTTCGTGGATCACACCGGCCCGATGACGGCGACCGTCGCCGACAATGCGCTGCTGCTCGAAGTGCTCGCCGGCGACGACGGCTATGACCCCCGCATCAAGTCGCCCAGAGTCGAGGAGTACACCAAGGCGCTCGGCCAGGGCGTGAAGGGCATGAAGATCGGCATCCTCAAGGAAGGTTTTGAGCAGGCAACTGCGGAGTCTGCCGTCAATGAAAGCGTGCGCGAAGCCGCCAAGCGCTTCAAGGATCTGGGTGCGACGGTCGAGACCGTCTCGATCCCGATGCACCTCCTCGGTCCCGCGATCTGGACGCCGATCGGCACCGAGGGCATGACCCAGACCATGATGTACGGCGATGGCTATGGCCTGAGCCGGTCGGACCTCTACTCGACCTCGCTGATGGATTTCCACCGCGGCTGGCGCCGGCAGGCGGACTCGCTATCCGAGACCACAAAACTGTTCCTGTTGCTAGGCACCTATATCAACAACACCTTTGGTCCGCGCTACTACGGCAAGGCTCTGAACATCTCGCGACGCCTGACCGCGGCCTATGACAAGGCCTTCGGCGAATACGACCTGCTGCTGCTGCCGACGACGCCGATGAAGGCGACCAAGCTGCCGGAGCCCACCGCCAGCCGCGAGGATTACGTCGCGCGCGCGCTCGAGATGATTTCCAACACCGCGCCGTTCGACATCACCCATCATCCCGCGATGTCGCTGCCCTGCGGCATGGTCGACGGCCTTCCCATCGGCCTGATGCTGGTCGGCCGCATGTTCGAGGAATCCACCATTTACCGCGCCGCGCACGCCTTCGAGCAGATCGGCGACTGGAAGAAGATGTGA
- a CDS encoding branched-chain amino acid ABC transporter permease: MANAFVAAFEILSFGAIIVLIVLGLGIIASMMGIFNFAQGEFVLLGAYITYLAYAKGLPIWTGMVAAPFLVGAFGFVLEALIIRRFYAAPIVAMLGTYALGLIIRESVRGLIGGFYLTVPEPIGGSIDIGTMHISAWRFTIIVITLLVMGGCYLLLSRTSFGLRMRATLENPSLARASGISTPLMYGATFAFGSALAGLAGALIVPVFSLYADLGIRFLIQGFVAVMVGGVGSFIGPVAGAGVIGTLSAALPWVIAPVVADVLVFVLAIAFIKFRPQGLIAGKGV, encoded by the coding sequence ATGGCTAACGCGTTCGTCGCGGCGTTCGAGATCCTGAGCTTTGGCGCGATCATCGTCCTGATCGTGCTGGGGCTCGGGATCATCGCCAGCATGATGGGCATCTTCAACTTCGCGCAGGGCGAATTCGTCCTGCTCGGGGCCTACATCACCTATCTTGCCTACGCCAAGGGCCTGCCGATCTGGACCGGCATGGTCGCAGCGCCCTTTCTGGTCGGTGCGTTCGGCTTTGTGCTGGAGGCGCTGATCATCCGCCGCTTCTACGCCGCGCCGATCGTGGCCATGCTCGGCACCTACGCGCTCGGCCTGATCATCCGCGAATCCGTGCGCGGGCTGATCGGCGGTTTCTATCTCACCGTGCCCGAGCCGATCGGCGGCTCGATCGACATCGGCACCATGCACATCTCGGCGTGGCGTTTCACCATCATCGTCATCACGCTGCTGGTGATGGGCGGTTGCTATCTCCTGCTGTCGCGCACGAGTTTTGGTCTGCGCATGCGCGCCACGCTGGAAAATCCGTCGCTGGCGCGCGCATCCGGCATTTCCACGCCCCTGATGTACGGCGCCACCTTTGCGTTCGGCTCCGCGCTCGCAGGCCTTGCCGGCGCGCTGATCGTGCCGGTGTTCAGCCTCTACGCCGATCTCGGCATCCGCTTCCTGATCCAGGGCTTCGTCGCCGTCATGGTCGGCGGTGTCGGATCCTTCATCGGCCCCGTCGCCGGCGCCGGGGTGATCGGCACGCTCAGCGCGGCGCTGCCCTGGGTCATCGCGCCTGTGGTCGCCGATGTGCTCGTTTTCGTTCTCGCCATTGCCTTCATCAAATTTCGGCCGCAGGGCCTCATCGCTGGAAAAGGGGTTTAG
- a CDS encoding substrate-binding protein yields MFDRPQLSRRRFLSNFAFASGAVATGVGSWVIPAPWANAAEAPIKVGIATDLTGPIAYAGNADANVAKMVIKEINAGGGLLGRPLELYIEDTASNESVAVGNVRKLIQRDKVDMVLGGITSSMRNAIKDPIVARGKTLYIYPQLYEGKECTPYLFCTGPTPAQQCDEFIPWLIKNGGKKFALPSANYVWPHTLNVYARKVIEANGGEVVFEEYYPLDQIDFSSTVNRIISNKVDVVFNTVIPPGVGPFFKQLYEAGFLKNGGRLACVYYDENTLNINQANEIEGLASCLDYFKVLTKENPFDAKIQAAYEKDFPGNFLFAAGSAATGTYRGLKLWEAAVKEAGKIDRESVAATLDHAKIAEGPGGPAEMVPGKRHCKMKMYTAVAKGGNYEIVGRSDGLVDPKEC; encoded by the coding sequence ATGTTCGATCGTCCTCAACTTTCACGCCGCCGCTTTCTCTCCAATTTCGCTTTCGCCTCCGGCGCGGTCGCGACCGGGGTCGGAAGCTGGGTGATCCCGGCGCCCTGGGCCAATGCGGCCGAAGCCCCGATCAAGGTCGGCATCGCGACCGACCTGACCGGTCCGATTGCGTACGCCGGCAACGCCGACGCCAATGTCGCCAAGATGGTGATCAAGGAGATCAACGCTGGCGGTGGCCTGCTCGGCCGCCCGCTCGAGCTCTACATCGAGGACACCGCCTCCAACGAATCGGTCGCGGTCGGCAACGTGCGAAAACTGATCCAGCGCGACAAGGTCGACATGGTGCTGGGCGGCATCACCTCGTCGATGCGCAACGCCATCAAGGACCCGATCGTGGCGCGCGGCAAGACGCTCTACATCTACCCGCAGCTCTATGAAGGCAAGGAGTGCACGCCCTATCTGTTCTGCACCGGACCGACGCCGGCGCAGCAATGCGACGAGTTCATCCCCTGGCTGATCAAGAACGGCGGCAAGAAGTTCGCGCTGCCGAGCGCCAACTATGTCTGGCCGCACACGCTCAACGTCTATGCCCGCAAGGTGATCGAAGCCAACGGCGGCGAGGTCGTGTTCGAGGAATACTATCCGCTCGACCAGATCGACTTCTCCTCGACCGTCAACCGCATCATCTCCAACAAGGTCGACGTCGTCTTCAACACCGTCATTCCGCCGGGCGTCGGTCCGTTCTTCAAGCAGCTCTATGAAGCCGGCTTCCTCAAAAACGGCGGGCGTCTGGCCTGCGTCTACTACGACGAGAACACGCTCAACATCAACCAGGCCAACGAGATCGAGGGCCTTGCGAGCTGCCTCGACTACTTCAAGGTGCTGACCAAGGAGAACCCGTTCGACGCCAAGATTCAGGCGGCCTACGAGAAGGATTTTCCAGGCAACTTCCTGTTCGCCGCCGGAAGTGCCGCGACCGGCACCTATCGCGGCCTGAAGCTGTGGGAAGCCGCCGTCAAGGAAGCTGGCAAGATCGACCGCGAATCGGTCGCAGCTACCCTCGATCACGCCAAGATCGCCGAAGGCCCGGGCGGACCGGCCGAAATGGTGCCGGGCAAGCGCCACTGCAAGATGAAGATGTACACCGCGGTCGCCAAGGGCGGGAACTACGAGATCGTCGGACGCAGCGACGGGCTCGTCGATCCCAAGGAATGTTAA
- a CDS encoding branched-chain amino acid ABC transporter permease — MLKSMGAAKQAVHVHADVGSETDVSVTESAPVKRSSARKVLPIVEGVVFVAALVAPLVLQDYLTVFATRVIILALFALSFDLVWGYAGIMSFGQALFFGSAGYGVALLARDLDITNIFLVLPAGTIIGLTFALLLGGFLLLGRHPSSVIFVSLGTLTGSYAADRLARGWYYLGGQNGIPSIVPMTLRGYEFEEGPAFYYLVLGILAVVYLLCRFLVRSQFGLALAGLRENEQRIAFFGYKAQHLKAIIFAIGGAIAGLAGSLYAFHEGFVWPNMVGVVVSTQVVLYVLFGGSGTLIGAVIGTVIVEGVSFWLSDNYRDIWPIILGVLLLFVILFRPLGLISFVLGERERVGCFGAKIKGKQNAAP, encoded by the coding sequence ATGCTGAAATCTATGGGTGCAGCTAAACAGGCCGTCCACGTCCACGCCGACGTCGGGAGTGAGACAGACGTTTCGGTGACGGAAAGCGCACCGGTCAAACGCTCGTCGGCGCGAAAGGTCTTGCCGATCGTCGAGGGCGTGGTGTTCGTCGCCGCGCTGGTCGCCCCGCTGGTGCTCCAGGATTATCTGACGGTGTTCGCGACACGCGTGATCATTCTCGCGCTGTTCGCGCTGTCGTTCGATCTGGTCTGGGGCTATGCCGGCATCATGAGCTTCGGCCAGGCGCTGTTCTTCGGCTCGGCCGGTTATGGCGTGGCGCTGCTCGCGCGCGACCTGGACATCACCAACATCTTCCTGGTGCTGCCGGCGGGCACGATCATCGGCCTTACCTTTGCGCTCTTGCTCGGCGGCTTCCTGCTGCTGGGCCGGCATCCCTCCAGCGTGATCTTCGTTTCGCTGGGCACGCTGACCGGCTCCTACGCCGCCGATCGCCTCGCGCGAGGCTGGTATTATCTCGGCGGCCAGAACGGCATTCCCTCGATCGTGCCGATGACGCTTCGAGGCTACGAATTCGAGGAAGGGCCGGCGTTCTATTATCTCGTGCTCGGTATCCTCGCCGTCGTCTACCTGCTGTGCCGCTTCCTGGTGCGCTCGCAGTTCGGGCTGGCGCTCGCCGGCCTGCGCGAGAACGAGCAGCGCATCGCCTTCTTCGGCTACAAGGCGCAGCACCTCAAGGCGATCATCTTCGCGATCGGCGGCGCCATCGCCGGCCTTGCCGGCAGTCTCTATGCTTTCCACGAGGGGTTCGTCTGGCCCAACATGGTCGGCGTCGTGGTCTCGACGCAAGTGGTGCTCTACGTGCTGTTCGGCGGCTCGGGCACGCTGATCGGTGCTGTCATCGGCACCGTGATCGTCGAAGGCGTCAGCTTCTGGCTCTCGGACAATTACCGCGATATCTGGCCGATCATTCTCGGCGTCCTGCTCTTGTTCGTGATCCTGTTCCGGCCGCTCGGCCTGATCAGCTTTGTGCTGGGCGAGCGGGAGCGCGTCGGCTGTTTTGGTGCCAAGATCAAGGGGAAGCAAAATGCCGCTCCTTGA
- a CDS encoding ABC transporter ATP-binding protein, which yields MPLLEAAGISKIFGKLTALDGAALTVGENEFHGLIGPNGSGKSTLMKCIAGAEVPTQGKVSFINADITAFTPTERARAGMSLKFQITSVLPSLTLYDNILLALQAQSSLLDLVLSRTRGALHDQVMIMLTQFRLADRAFDAAAALSHGQQQWLEIAMALAGKPKLLLLDEPTGGMSLEERRVTGELLQPIKQHCSLVIVEHDLDFIRDICDRLTVLDQGKVLASGTVSEIQANKSVQEIYLRRA from the coding sequence ATGCCGCTCCTTGAAGCCGCGGGCATCTCAAAGATATTCGGCAAGCTCACCGCGCTCGACGGCGCCGCGCTCACCGTCGGAGAGAACGAGTTTCACGGCCTGATCGGCCCGAACGGCTCCGGCAAGAGCACGCTGATGAAATGCATCGCGGGAGCCGAAGTGCCGACGCAGGGCAAGGTCTCGTTCATCAATGCCGACATCACGGCGTTCACGCCGACCGAGCGGGCACGGGCCGGCATGAGCCTGAAGTTCCAGATCACGTCCGTGCTGCCGTCGCTGACGCTCTACGACAATATCCTGCTCGCGCTCCAGGCGCAGTCCTCGCTGCTCGACCTCGTGCTCTCGCGCACGCGGGGTGCGTTGCACGATCAGGTCATGATCATGCTGACGCAATTCCGCTTGGCCGATCGTGCCTTCGACGCGGCAGCGGCGCTGTCGCACGGCCAGCAGCAATGGCTGGAGATCGCGATGGCGCTCGCGGGCAAGCCGAAACTGCTGCTGCTCGATGAGCCGACCGGCGGCATGAGCCTGGAGGAGCGTCGCGTCACCGGCGAATTGCTCCAGCCGATCAAGCAGCATTGCTCGCTCGTCATCGTCGAGCACGACCTCGATTTCATCCGCGACATCTGCGATCGCCTCACCGTACTCGACCAGGGCAAGGTGCTCGCTTCGGGCACGGTGTCGGAGATCCAGGCCAACAAATCCGTCCAGGAGATCTATCTGCGCCGTGCCTGA
- a CDS encoding ABC transporter ATP-binding protein, producing the protein MPEFLDIKHLDTGYGRSQVLFDVNLGIPWRGGVAVLGRNGAGKTTLMKTIVGELPAWKGEVAFDGRDISRRATQERVRAGIGYVPQEHSVFARLSVRDNLAVGSLASKKADAVDHVLTIFPKLGERLDQPAGTLSGGERKMLAIGRAMLGDPKLLVLDEPTEGVWIGVIEEITERLIELAKEIAVIIVEQHLDLALRVADYAYVLDRGCVALQGAAGEVRGNPELMRYLAP; encoded by the coding sequence GTGCCTGAATTTTTGGACATCAAGCATCTCGACACCGGCTATGGCCGCAGCCAGGTCCTGTTCGACGTCAATCTCGGCATTCCCTGGCGCGGCGGCGTCGCGGTGCTCGGGCGCAACGGCGCCGGCAAGACCACGCTGATGAAGACCATCGTCGGCGAGCTGCCGGCATGGAAAGGCGAGGTCGCCTTCGACGGCCGCGACATCAGCCGTCGCGCGACCCAGGAGCGCGTGCGCGCCGGCATCGGCTACGTGCCGCAGGAGCATTCGGTGTTCGCGCGCCTGTCGGTGCGCGACAATCTCGCCGTCGGCTCGCTCGCAAGCAAGAAGGCCGACGCCGTCGACCACGTGCTGACGATCTTCCCGAAACTCGGCGAGCGCCTCGACCAGCCCGCCGGCACGCTCTCCGGCGGCGAGCGCAAGATGCTCGCTATCGGCCGCGCCATGCTGGGCGATCCGAAATTATTGGTGCTGGACGAGCCGACCGAAGGCGTCTGGATCGGCGTGATCGAGGAGATCACCGAACGCCTGATCGAGCTCGCCAAGGAGATCGCCGTCATCATCGTCGAGCAGCACCTCGACCTTGCGCTGCGCGTCGCCGACTACGCCTACGTGCTGGATCGCGGCTGCGTCGCGCTACAGGGTGCGGCGGGCGAGGTGAGGGGCAATCCGGAGCTGATGCGGTATCTGGCGCCGTAG
- a CDS encoding murein L,D-transpeptidase family protein — MNSRSLARALLASIALAASVLLAGCDTDQVSLANNAKANQPVSPKLVAAMGEKDMDLQSPILIRLFKQEAELEIWKQTRSGQFALLKTYPICRWSGDLGPKVREGDRQAPEGFYSISPSQMNPQSAYYLSFNTGFPNAFDKALGRTGSQLMVHGDCSSRGCYAMTDEQIAEIYSLGRESFFGGQKAFQFQAYPFRMTPVNMARHRNNPNMAFWKMIKEGYDHFEVTRQEPKVDFCEKKYVFDAAKAPDAKRDPVFDASAKCPAYVIPEDIASAVREKEQRDEAEYNKLVSKGTPVARMNTGIDGGMNKIFAAKIPEGSTGLSEGAEGTTLQMLAMSKAPGTIPGTVNPPKPNLDAVASAPQEEPVVAVSAPPTNTRVATAAAGEKSGFFSNLGRKMGLGTADTTATTPAPQATASVAPAPATSPTAASRLKAAVARFAPGHDKSKDKTAVAAKPAEPAKSSDSAKPAETKVAASRPALKPSVRDGAGEAAQMMGAAPVVSSNSFDSRFGAVK; from the coding sequence TTGAATTCTCGTTCGCTTGCTCGCGCGCTCCTGGCTTCGATTGCGCTTGCCGCCAGCGTTCTGCTCGCCGGCTGCGACACCGATCAGGTGTCGCTGGCGAACAACGCCAAGGCCAACCAGCCGGTCTCGCCAAAACTCGTCGCCGCGATGGGTGAGAAGGACATGGATCTGCAATCGCCGATCCTGATCCGCCTGTTCAAGCAGGAGGCCGAGCTCGAGATCTGGAAGCAGACCCGCTCCGGCCAGTTCGCCCTGCTCAAGACCTATCCGATCTGCCGCTGGTCCGGCGATCTCGGTCCGAAGGTGCGCGAAGGCGACCGCCAGGCGCCGGAAGGATTCTACTCGATCAGCCCGAGCCAGATGAATCCGCAATCGGCCTATTACCTGTCGTTCAACACCGGCTTCCCCAACGCCTTCGACAAGGCGCTCGGCCGCACCGGCTCGCAGCTGATGGTGCATGGCGATTGCTCGTCGCGCGGCTGCTACGCCATGACCGACGAGCAGATCGCGGAGATCTATTCGCTGGGACGCGAGTCCTTCTTCGGCGGCCAGAAGGCGTTCCAGTTCCAGGCGTATCCTTTCAGGATGACGCCGGTGAACATGGCCAGGCACCGCAACAATCCGAACATGGCCTTCTGGAAGATGATCAAGGAAGGCTATGATCATTTCGAGGTGACGCGGCAGGAGCCGAAGGTCGATTTCTGCGAGAAGAAATACGTGTTCGACGCGGCCAAGGCGCCCGACGCCAAGCGCGACCCCGTGTTCGACGCCTCCGCGAAGTGCCCGGCCTATGTGATCCCCGAGGACATCGCCAGCGCCGTGCGCGAGAAAGAGCAGCGCGACGAGGCCGAGTACAACAAGCTCGTCTCCAAGGGCACGCCGGTTGCGCGCATGAACACCGGCATCGACGGCGGCATGAACAAGATCTTTGCGGCGAAGATTCCGGAAGGCTCGACCGGCCTGTCGGAAGGCGCCGAAGGCACCACGCTGCAGATGCTGGCGATGTCGAAGGCGCCGGGCACCATCCCCGGCACCGTCAATCCGCCGAAGCCGAACCTCGACGCAGTCGCCTCCGCGCCGCAGGAAGAGCCCGTCGTTGCCGTCAGCGCGCCCCCGACCAACACGCGTGTCGCCACGGCCGCAGCGGGTGAGAAGTCGGGCTTCTTCTCCAACCTCGGCCGCAAGATGGGCCTGGGCACCGCCGACACGACGGCGACGACACCGGCGCCGCAAGCCACCGCGTCGGTGGCTCCGGCCCCCGCAACGTCGCCCACCGCGGCGTCGAGACTGAAGGCCGCAGTGGCGAGGTTCGCGCCCGGCCATGACAAGTCCAAGGACAAGACAGCCGTTGCCGCGAAGCCTGCCGAACCGGCCAAATCTTCCGACTCGGCGAAGCCTGCCGAGACCAAGGTCGCCGCATCGCGGCCGGCTCTGAAGCCGTCGGTGAGGGACGGAGCGGGTGAAGCGGCGCAGATGATGGGAGCAGCGCCGGTGGTGTCGTCGAACTCGTTCGACAGCCGATTTGGTGCGGTGAAGTAG
- a CDS encoding acetyl-CoA carboxylase carboxyltransferase subunit alpha has product MPDQMRSYLDFEKPVAELDSKLDELRTLAASGTDISDEIGRIEDKAAQALADLYLNLTPWQKTLVARHPQRPHFNDFIKGLVTEFTPLAGDRKFGEDEALVAGFGRFRGEAICVMGQEKGDSTESRIKHNFGMARPEGYRKCVRLMEMAERFGLPVLSLADSAGAYPGIGAEERGQAEAIARSTDACMALTVPNVAIITGEGMSGGAIAITTANKVLMLEHAIYSVISPEAASSILWRDGSKAQEAANNMKITAQDMLRFGVIDSILKEPVGGAHRDPAAMIATTGDAIAKAFDELRGLDGDAIRKQRRQKFLDIGRKLG; this is encoded by the coding sequence ATGCCAGACCAGATGCGCAGCTATCTCGATTTCGAAAAGCCCGTCGCCGAGCTCGACTCCAAGCTCGACGAGCTCAGGACGCTGGCGGCCTCCGGCACCGATATCAGTGATGAGATCGGCCGGATCGAGGACAAGGCGGCGCAGGCGCTGGCCGACCTCTATCTGAACCTGACGCCGTGGCAGAAGACGCTGGTGGCGCGGCATCCGCAGCGGCCGCATTTCAATGACTTCATCAAGGGCCTGGTCACCGAATTCACCCCGCTCGCCGGCGACCGCAAGTTCGGCGAGGACGAGGCGCTGGTCGCGGGCTTCGGCCGCTTCCGCGGCGAGGCGATCTGCGTGATGGGTCAGGAAAAGGGCGATTCCACCGAGAGCCGCATCAAGCATAATTTCGGCATGGCGCGGCCCGAGGGCTATCGCAAATGCGTGCGGCTGATGGAGATGGCCGAGCGGTTCGGCCTGCCGGTGCTGTCGCTCGCCGATTCCGCCGGCGCCTATCCCGGCATCGGCGCCGAGGAGCGGGGGCAGGCCGAGGCGATCGCGCGCTCGACCGATGCCTGCATGGCGCTAACCGTGCCGAACGTCGCCATCATCACCGGCGAGGGCATGTCGGGCGGCGCCATCGCCATCACCACCGCCAACAAGGTGTTGATGCTGGAGCACGCGATCTACAGCGTGATCTCGCCGGAAGCCGCCTCCTCCATCCTCTGGCGCGACGGCAGCAAGGCGCAGGAAGCCGCCAACAACATGAAGATCACCGCCCAGGACATGCTGCGCTTCGGGGTGATCGACAGCATCCTGAAGGAGCCGGTCGGCGGCGCCCACCGCGACCCCGCGGCCATGATCGCCACCACGGGCGATGCCATCGCCAAGGCCTTCGACGAGCTCCGGGGCCTCGACGGCGACGCCATCCGCAAGCAACGCCGGCAGAAATTCCTCGATATCGGCCGGAAACTGGGCTGA